In the genome of Flexistipes sinusarabici DSM 4947, one region contains:
- a CDS encoding TerC family protein, giving the protein MDILLDPNIWASLLTLTVLELVLGVDNVVVISIFSSKLPVHEQKKARKLGITIALLTRILMLLSIFALSKITQPLFSLFGNTFSAREIVLLGGGLFLLFKGTKEIHALVEEDTEVKEEKVLATMGKVVAQIVLMDLVFSLDSVITAIGISDSVIIMIIAISIAMVLMLVAAESIAGFIEKHLSIKMLALSFLLLVGVSLVAEGFHFEIPKGYLYFGMGFSGFVEIMSLIAKKKKKEYAH; this is encoded by the coding sequence GTGGATATTTTACTGGATCCTAATATTTGGGCAAGTCTTCTTACGTTAACGGTTCTGGAACTGGTATTGGGTGTTGATAATGTAGTGGTAATAAGTATTTTTTCATCAAAATTGCCGGTACACGAGCAAAAAAAAGCACGAAAACTCGGTATAACCATAGCACTTTTAACCAGAATTCTTATGCTGCTGAGCATTTTCGCTTTGAGTAAAATCACTCAGCCTTTATTTTCCCTTTTCGGTAATACGTTTTCTGCAAGAGAGATTGTCCTGTTAGGAGGCGGGCTGTTTTTGCTGTTCAAGGGTACTAAGGAAATACACGCTTTGGTGGAGGAAGATACTGAGGTAAAAGAGGAAAAGGTCCTGGCGACCATGGGAAAAGTTGTCGCACAAATTGTTCTTATGGATCTTGTTTTTTCTCTGGATTCAGTAATTACCGCAATCGGTATATCAGATAGTGTTATTATAATGATAATTGCCATAAGTATAGCTATGGTTTTGATGTTAGTTGCTGCAGAATCAATTGCGGGTTTCATAGAAAAACATCTTTCTATAAAAATGCTTGCTCTCAGTTTCTTGCTTTTAGTGGGGGTTAGTTTGGTGGCAGAGGGATTTCATTTTGAAATTCCCAAAGGGTATTTGTATTTCGGCATGGGTTTTTCCGGTTTTGTGGAAATAATGTCTTTAATAGCTAAAAAGAAAAAGAAAGAATACGCGCATTAA